A genomic window from Cupriavidus basilensis includes:
- the murG gene encoding undecaprenyldiphospho-muramoylpentapeptide beta-N-acetylglucosaminyltransferase → MTAPRTLLVMAGGTGGHVFPGLAVARALREQGWRVVWLGNRNGMEATLVPKYDIPMEFIQFGGLRGKGPLTKLMLPLNLLRAFWQSLQALRRVRPNVVLGMGGYITFPAGMMASLLGRPLVLHEQNSIAGLANKVLAKVADRVLCAFPNALPDSEWTGNPVRDEVAHMPAPEARYDGRTGPLRLLVVGGSLGAAALNEVVPKALALLPPGERPLVKHQAGAKQIDRLRANYQAAGVAAQALPFIDDMAAAYAEADLVICRAGAMTVSEVAAAGVAALFVPFPHAVDDHQTTNAEFLSTQDAALLVQQNELTASGLAQTLASLSRPRLREMAHQARGLAKPEATRRVAEICSQMARD, encoded by the coding sequence ATGACCGCACCGCGCACCTTGCTCGTGATGGCTGGCGGCACCGGGGGGCATGTCTTCCCCGGGCTGGCGGTTGCGCGCGCGCTGCGTGAGCAGGGCTGGCGGGTGGTATGGCTGGGCAACCGCAACGGCATGGAAGCCACGCTGGTGCCCAAGTACGACATCCCGATGGAGTTCATCCAGTTTGGTGGCCTGCGCGGCAAGGGCCCGCTGACCAAGCTGATGCTGCCGCTGAACCTGTTGCGCGCCTTCTGGCAAAGTCTGCAGGCGTTGCGCCGGGTGCGGCCCAACGTGGTGCTGGGCATGGGCGGCTATATTACGTTCCCCGCCGGCATGATGGCCTCGCTGCTGGGGCGCCCGCTGGTGCTGCACGAGCAGAACTCGATTGCCGGGCTGGCCAACAAGGTGCTGGCCAAGGTCGCGGACCGGGTGCTGTGCGCCTTTCCGAATGCCCTGCCGGACAGCGAGTGGACCGGCAACCCGGTGCGCGATGAAGTGGCGCACATGCCGGCGCCCGAGGCGCGCTACGACGGCCGCACCGGCCCGTTGCGGCTGCTGGTGGTGGGCGGCAGCCTGGGTGCGGCGGCGCTCAACGAGGTCGTGCCCAAGGCGCTGGCACTGCTGCCGCCGGGCGAGCGCCCGCTGGTCAAGCACCAGGCCGGCGCCAAGCAGATCGACAGGCTGCGAGCCAACTATCAGGCCGCGGGCGTGGCGGCGCAAGCCTTGCCCTTTATCGACGACATGGCGGCGGCATACGCAGAGGCGGATCTGGTGATCTGCCGCGCGGGCGCAATGACCGTGTCGGAGGTGGCGGCAGCAGGCGTGGCGGCACTGTTCGTGCCGTTCCCGCATGCGGTCGATGACCACCAGACCACCAATGCGGAATTCCTCTCGACCCAGGATGCCGCCTTGCTGGTCCAACAGAACGAACTGACCGCGAGCGGGCTGGCGCAGACGCTGGCCTCGCTGTCGCGGCCCCGACTCAGAGAGATGGCGCATCAGGCGCGCGGTCTCGCCAAGCCCGAAGCAACCCGGC
- the ftsW gene encoding putative lipid II flippase FtsW, giving the protein MSDAQVKRSGFIGATIGNAWGGLRDAVSGVKPTRSRMMEYDQPLLWVAIVLLALGLVMVYSASIALPDSPRYANYRESHFLARHAFALFIGLSMGLLAFQIPVKFWDKYAPKLFVIALVMLIIVLVPFVGKGVNGARRWIPLGIMNFQPSELMKLAVVLYTANYTVRKQEWMQNVGKGFLPMGVAVVVVGMLLLLEPDMGAFLVVATVAMGILFLGGINGKLFAGLVGVAVGAFALLITASPWRRERIFAYLNPWEEANALGKAYQLTHSLIAFGRGEWTGVGLGGSIEKLHYLPEAHTDFILAVIGEEFGFVGVLVVIVLFYWMVRRAFEIGRTALQLDRTFAGLVAKGIGIWVGWQTFINMGVNLGLLPTKGLTLPLVSYGGSGILMNCVALAILLRIDYENRVMMRGGKV; this is encoded by the coding sequence ATGAGCGACGCACAGGTCAAGCGTAGCGGCTTTATCGGGGCCACCATCGGCAACGCCTGGGGCGGCTTGCGCGATGCGGTGTCCGGCGTCAAGCCGACGCGCTCGCGCATGATGGAATACGACCAGCCACTGCTGTGGGTGGCGATCGTGCTGCTCGCGCTTGGCCTGGTGATGGTCTATTCGGCCTCGATCGCGCTGCCTGACTCGCCGCGCTATGCCAACTACCGCGAGAGCCACTTCCTCGCGCGCCACGCGTTCGCGCTGTTCATCGGGCTGTCCATGGGACTGCTGGCTTTCCAGATCCCGGTCAAGTTCTGGGATAAGTACGCGCCCAAGCTGTTCGTGATCGCGCTGGTGATGCTGATCATCGTGCTGGTGCCGTTCGTGGGCAAGGGCGTGAATGGCGCGCGGCGCTGGATTCCGCTGGGCATCATGAACTTCCAGCCGTCCGAGCTCATGAAGCTGGCGGTGGTGCTGTACACCGCCAACTACACCGTGCGCAAGCAGGAGTGGATGCAGAACGTGGGCAAGGGCTTCCTGCCGATGGGCGTGGCCGTGGTGGTGGTCGGCATGCTGCTGCTGCTGGAGCCGGACATGGGCGCCTTCTTGGTGGTGGCTACCGTCGCCATGGGCATCCTCTTCCTCGGCGGCATCAACGGCAAGCTGTTCGCCGGCCTGGTTGGCGTGGCGGTGGGCGCCTTCGCGCTGCTGATCACGGCCTCGCCCTGGCGGCGCGAGCGGATCTTCGCATATCTCAACCCGTGGGAAGAAGCCAACGCGCTGGGCAAGGCTTACCAGCTCACCCATTCGCTGATCGCCTTCGGCCGCGGCGAGTGGACCGGGGTGGGGCTGGGCGGCAGCATCGAGAAACTGCACTACCTGCCCGAGGCGCATACCGACTTCATCCTCGCCGTGATTGGCGAGGAGTTCGGCTTCGTGGGCGTGCTGGTGGTGATCGTGCTGTTCTACTGGATGGTGCGCCGCGCCTTCGAGATCGGCCGTACCGCCCTGCAGCTCGACCGCACCTTTGCCGGCCTGGTGGCCAAGGGCATCGGCATCTGGGTTGGCTGGCAGACCTTTATCAATATGGGCGTGAACCTTGGCCTGCTGCCGACCAAAGGGCTGACCTTGCCGCTGGTGAGCTACGGCGGCTCGGGCATTTTGATGAACTGCGTGGCGCTGGCGATCCTGCTGCGTATCGACTACGAGAACCGGGTGATGATGCGCGGAGGGAAGGTATGA
- the murD gene encoding UDP-N-acetylmuramoyl-L-alanine--D-glutamate ligase has translation MFGELQKPHVLVLGLGESGLAMARWCGLYGAPVRVADTREAPANLVFLQAELPSAEFHGGALAEALLDGIELVTISPGLSPLESDTAALLAAARERGIPVWGEIELFARALAHLRAESGYAPKLLAITGTNGKTTTTALTGRLVERAGKSVAVAGNISPSALDKLAACIASATLPEVWVLELSSFQLETTHTLAPHAATVLNITQDHLDWHGSMQAYAAAKARIFGPAPAPGEAGCLQILNRNDRLSLDMARPASALVTFGNDLPELPGCFGIQREGGMPWLVVAEPDSEAEGENKPRRRKAAAAESVEAVPVRHKRLMPADALHIRGMHNATNAMAALALCRAIDLPMNALLHGLREYRGEPHRVEWVATVDDVEFFDDSKGTNVGATVAALSGLDKRVVLIAGGEGKGQDFSPLAAPVAQYARAVVLIGKDAGELRRALQDTGVTLADAATLEQAVTLAASAAQGGDAVLLSPACASLDMFRNYVHRAEVFCAAVEELAMSRGIVP, from the coding sequence GTGTTTGGCGAGTTGCAAAAACCTCATGTGCTGGTGCTGGGCCTCGGCGAATCGGGGCTGGCGATGGCGCGCTGGTGCGGCCTGTATGGTGCCCCCGTGCGCGTTGCCGACACGCGCGAGGCTCCCGCCAACCTTGTCTTCCTGCAGGCCGAGTTGCCCTCGGCCGAGTTTCATGGCGGCGCCCTGGCCGAAGCGCTGCTGGACGGCATCGAACTGGTGACGATCAGCCCCGGCCTGTCGCCGCTGGAGAGCGATACCGCCGCGCTGCTGGCAGCGGCGCGCGAGCGTGGCATTCCAGTCTGGGGCGAAATCGAACTGTTCGCGCGCGCGCTCGCGCATCTGCGGGCAGAGTCGGGCTACGCGCCGAAGCTGCTGGCCATCACCGGCACCAATGGCAAGACCACCACTACCGCGCTGACCGGCCGCCTGGTGGAGCGCGCCGGCAAGAGCGTAGCGGTGGCGGGAAATATCAGTCCGTCGGCGCTGGACAAGCTGGCCGCCTGCATTGCCTCGGCCACGCTGCCCGAGGTCTGGGTGCTGGAACTGTCGAGCTTCCAGCTGGAGACCACGCATACGCTGGCGCCGCACGCGGCCACCGTCCTCAATATCACCCAGGACCATCTGGACTGGCATGGCAGCATGCAAGCCTATGCCGCCGCCAAGGCTCGGATCTTCGGCCCGGCGCCGGCGCCCGGCGAAGCCGGCTGCCTGCAGATCCTGAACCGCAACGACCGTCTCAGCCTGGATATGGCCCGCCCGGCCAGCGCACTGGTGACCTTCGGCAACGATCTGCCCGAATTGCCGGGCTGCTTCGGCATCCAGCGCGAGGGCGGCATGCCCTGGCTGGTGGTGGCCGAGCCCGATAGCGAAGCCGAAGGCGAGAACAAGCCGCGCCGCCGCAAGGCTGCGGCCGCCGAGAGCGTGGAAGCCGTGCCGGTGCGTCACAAGCGCCTGATGCCGGCCGACGCGCTGCATATCCGTGGCATGCACAACGCCACCAACGCCATGGCCGCGCTGGCGCTGTGCCGCGCCATCGACCTGCCGATGAACGCGTTGCTGCATGGCCTGCGCGAGTACCGCGGCGAGCCGCACCGCGTGGAATGGGTCGCCACGGTGGATGATGTCGAGTTCTTCGATGACAGCAAGGGCACCAATGTGGGCGCCACCGTCGCCGCGTTGTCCGGCCTGGACAAGCGGGTGGTGCTGATTGCCGGCGGGGAAGGCAAGGGGCAGGATTTTTCGCCGCTGGCCGCGCCGGTGGCGCAGTACGCGCGCGCCGTGGTGCTGATCGGCAAGGATGCCGGCGAGCTGCGTCGCGCGCTCCAGGACACCGGCGTCACGCTGGCCGATGCCGCCACGCTGGAGCAGGCGGTCACGCTGGCTGCCAGTGCAGCGCAGGGCGGCGACGCCGTGCTGCTGTCGCCGGCGTGCGCCAGCCTCGACATGTTCCGTAATTATGTGCACCGTGCCGAAGTCTTTTGCGCCGCGGTGGAAGAACTGGCGATGTCCAGGGGGATCGTGCCATGA
- the mraY gene encoding phospho-N-acetylmuramoyl-pentapeptide-transferase yields MLLALAQWLQNDYSFLRVFNYLTFRAVMANLTALLIGLGLGPWVIRKLTELKIGQAVRTIGPQSHLVKAGTPTMGGVLVLVSIAISTLLWCDWGNRFIWVVMLVTLGYGAIGWVDDYRKVVYRDPRGMSSREKFFWQTLIGLVAAVYLAFSVSESSNVRVWDLFLGWVEGGLSLDMPYKSNLIVPFFKEVSYPLGVAGFIVLTYLVIVGSSNAVNLTDGLDGLVIMPVVLVGSGLGVFAYVMGSSVYSKYLLFPHIPGAGELLIFCSALAGAGLAFLWFNAHPAQVFMGDVGALALGGALGTVAVIVRQEIVLFVMGGIFVVETLSVMLQVGWFKITKRRYGEGRRLFKMAPLHHHFELSGWKETQVTVRFWIITMLLVLIGLSSLKLR; encoded by the coding sequence ATGTTATTGGCTCTGGCCCAGTGGCTGCAAAACGACTACAGCTTCCTGCGGGTCTTCAACTACCTGACCTTCCGCGCGGTGATGGCTAACCTCACCGCGCTTTTGATCGGGCTCGGCCTCGGGCCGTGGGTGATCCGCAAGCTGACCGAACTCAAGATCGGCCAGGCGGTGCGCACCATCGGCCCGCAGTCGCACCTGGTCAAGGCCGGCACGCCCACCATGGGTGGCGTGCTGGTGCTGGTGTCGATCGCCATCTCCACGTTGCTGTGGTGCGACTGGGGCAACCGCTTTATCTGGGTCGTGATGCTGGTGACCCTGGGCTACGGCGCGATCGGCTGGGTGGATGACTACCGCAAGGTGGTTTATCGCGATCCGCGCGGCATGTCGAGCCGCGAGAAATTTTTCTGGCAGACCCTGATCGGCCTGGTGGCCGCGGTCTACCTGGCGTTCTCGGTATCGGAAAGCAGCAATGTGCGGGTGTGGGACCTGTTCCTGGGCTGGGTCGAAGGCGGTTTGTCGCTCGACATGCCTTACAAGTCCAACCTGATCGTGCCTTTCTTCAAGGAAGTGAGCTATCCGCTGGGCGTGGCCGGCTTCATCGTGCTGACCTATCTGGTGATCGTGGGTTCGAGCAATGCGGTGAACCTGACCGATGGGCTGGACGGCCTGGTGATCATGCCGGTGGTGCTGGTCGGCAGCGGGCTGGGCGTGTTTGCCTACGTGATGGGCAGTTCGGTCTACAGCAAGTACCTGCTGTTCCCCCATATTCCCGGGGCCGGCGAACTGCTGATCTTTTGTTCAGCGCTGGCGGGGGCGGGGCTGGCCTTCCTCTGGTTCAACGCCCACCCGGCCCAGGTGTTCATGGGCGACGTCGGCGCGCTGGCGCTGGGCGGCGCGCTGGGCACGGTGGCAGTGATCGTGCGCCAGGAGATCGTGCTGTTCGTGATGGGCGGCATCTTCGTGGTGGAAACGCTGTCGGTGATGCTGCAGGTGGGGTGGTTCAAGATCACCAAGCGGCGCTACGGCGAGGGCAGGCGGTTGTTCAAGATGGCGCCGCTGCACCACCACTTTGAATTGTCGGGCTGGAAGGAAACGCAGGTGACGGTGCGCTTCTGGATCATCACCATGTTGTTGGTGCTGATCGGGCTGTCGTCGCTCAAGTTGCGCTGA
- a CDS encoding UDP-N-acetylmuramoyl-tripeptide--D-alanyl-D-alanine ligase translates to MTQYTMTDLQQAAGWIAGARLSGPDGAGSRGFSRVLTDSRTVQPGDLFVALKGERFDAHDFLADVVARGAAAVLVDREPDAALGIPAIVVPDTRLALGQLAAGWRRRFSLPAVAVTGSNGKTTVKEMIAAIFAAAVGEGARLATGGNLNNDIGLPLTVLRLSAAHRLAVLELGMNHPGETVYLASIAQPTVAVVTNAQREHQEFMVNVEAVAHEHAAAIAALPADGVAVFPLDAEGGGAHAGIWRQAAGARRVLSFGLDASADVRADVALDDGVQVMQVSAPGAAFEVRLSVLGTHNVRNALAAIACALGAGVGIEAIQAGLAGFAAVKGRLQVKHATGGTLVIDDSYNANPDSVRAAIDVLAGFAAPRLLVLGDMGEVGDQGPAFHTEIGAYARAHGIESLWATGAAMVHAVQAFGAAARYFERAEDLAQVLAQDKDGTVAAASAVLVKGSRFMRMERMVDALVANTPAH, encoded by the coding sequence ATGACGCAATACACCATGACCGATTTGCAGCAAGCCGCCGGCTGGATCGCCGGCGCGCGTCTTTCCGGGCCCGATGGCGCAGGCAGCCGGGGGTTCTCGCGCGTGCTGACCGACAGCCGCACGGTCCAGCCCGGCGACCTGTTCGTCGCGCTCAAGGGCGAGCGCTTCGACGCGCACGATTTCCTGGCAGACGTGGTGGCGCGTGGCGCCGCCGCGGTGCTGGTGGACCGCGAGCCCGATGCCGCGCTTGGTATACCCGCCATCGTGGTGCCCGATACCCGCCTGGCGCTAGGCCAGCTGGCCGCCGGCTGGCGCCGCCGTTTCAGCTTGCCCGCGGTCGCGGTGACGGGCAGCAACGGCAAGACCACCGTCAAGGAAATGATCGCCGCGATCTTCGCGGCGGCGGTAGGGGAGGGCGCGCGCCTGGCAACGGGCGGCAACCTGAACAACGATATCGGCCTGCCGCTGACTGTGCTGCGCCTGTCCGCTGCGCACCGGCTCGCCGTGCTCGAGCTCGGCATGAACCACCCGGGTGAGACCGTCTACCTGGCCAGCATCGCCCAGCCTACCGTGGCGGTAGTGACCAACGCGCAGCGCGAGCACCAGGAGTTCATGGTGAACGTGGAGGCCGTGGCGCATGAACACGCCGCGGCGATCGCGGCGTTGCCCGCGGACGGCGTGGCGGTGTTCCCGCTCGACGCCGAAGGCGGCGGCGCGCATGCCGGCATCTGGCGCCAGGCAGCCGGTGCGCGCCGCGTGCTGTCGTTTGGCCTGGATGCCAGCGCCGATGTCCGCGCCGATGTGGCTCTGGACGACGGCGTGCAAGTGATGCAGGTCAGCGCGCCTGGTGCTGCGTTCGAGGTCCGCCTGTCGGTGCTTGGCACCCACAACGTGCGCAACGCGCTGGCGGCGATCGCCTGCGCGCTGGGCGCGGGCGTCGGCATCGAGGCGATCCAGGCAGGGCTGGCCGGGTTTGCCGCGGTCAAGGGCCGGCTGCAGGTCAAGCATGCCACCGGCGGCACGCTGGTGATCGATGACAGCTACAACGCCAATCCCGATTCGGTACGGGCGGCCATCGACGTGCTGGCCGGGTTTGCCGCGCCGCGTTTGCTGGTGCTGGGCGACATGGGTGAAGTGGGCGACCAGGGGCCGGCCTTTCACACGGAGATCGGCGCCTACGCGCGCGCGCATGGCATCGAGTCGCTGTGGGCGACGGGCGCGGCCATGGTGCACGCGGTGCAGGCGTTTGGCGCCGCAGCCCGGTATTTCGAACGGGCCGAGGACCTCGCCCAGGTGTTGGCGCAAGACAAGGACGGTACCGTGGCGGCGGCAAGCGCGGTACTGGTGAAGGGATCTCGGTTCATGCGGATGGAACGGATGGTCGATGCGCTGGTCGCAAACACTCCCGCGCATTAA
- a CDS encoding UDP-N-acetylmuramoyl-L-alanyl-D-glutamate--2,6-diaminopimelate ligase, whose amino-acid sequence MSQPLLPLEVAAQAGDALAWLRQHAPAGAKLTGDTRRLAQGDVFFAYVLGNARLSTDGRPHIAQAIARGASAVVFEADGFAWPHGEGVPHLGVSGLHQLAGPIAAGWYDNAARDLAVTGITGTNGKTSCCQWLARVLQAAGKRCATIGTLGTGFPDAITATGFTTPDAVQLQDSLAALHGAGARAVAMEVSSHGLEQGRVAGTHFAVAVLTNLTQDHLDYHGTMAEYEAAKALLFQWPGLRAAVINRDDAMGGRLLANPALAAQVIEYGIDGAAGPTRKAGQWLRATNVRATAAGTAFHVDGSFGSADVSTPMIGAFNVSNLLAVLGATLANGIAWDAALDALRTLKPVDGRMELFGGSHGGQDGPLAVVDYAHTPDALEKTLDALRPVAQARKGRLWCVFGCGGDRDPIKRPLMGEVAERLADEVVLTSDNPRSEDPQDILNAIADGLADRSRAHLIEDRAAAILYAIKHATVADVVLVAGKGHEATQEVQGRKRPFSDREHVRLTLGTRGVSA is encoded by the coding sequence ATGAGCCAGCCGCTGCTCCCCCTCGAAGTGGCCGCGCAGGCTGGCGATGCCTTGGCCTGGCTGCGCCAGCACGCCCCCGCCGGCGCCAAGCTGACGGGCGACACGCGCCGTCTGGCCCAGGGCGATGTGTTCTTTGCCTATGTGCTGGGCAACGCGCGCCTGTCGACCGACGGGCGCCCCCATATCGCCCAGGCGATCGCCCGTGGCGCCAGTGCCGTGGTCTTTGAGGCCGATGGTTTCGCCTGGCCGCATGGCGAAGGCGTGCCGCATCTTGGCGTGTCGGGCCTGCACCAGCTCGCCGGCCCGATTGCCGCCGGCTGGTATGACAACGCCGCGCGCGATCTCGCCGTGACCGGCATCACCGGCACCAATGGCAAGACGTCGTGCTGCCAGTGGCTGGCGCGCGTGCTGCAGGCCGCGGGCAAGCGCTGCGCCACCATCGGCACGCTTGGCACCGGTTTTCCTGACGCGATCACGGCGACCGGCTTCACCACGCCCGACGCCGTCCAGTTGCAGGATAGCCTGGCTGCGCTGCACGGCGCCGGCGCGCGCGCGGTCGCCATGGAAGTGTCCTCGCACGGCCTGGAGCAAGGCCGCGTGGCCGGCACGCACTTTGCGGTGGCGGTGCTGACCAACCTGACCCAGGACCATCTCGACTACCACGGCACCATGGCCGAATACGAGGCCGCCAAGGCCCTGCTGTTCCAATGGCCAGGCCTGCGTGCCGCCGTGATCAACCGCGACGATGCCATGGGTGGTCGCCTGCTGGCCAACCCCGCGCTCGCCGCGCAGGTGATCGAGTACGGCATCGATGGCGCGGCCGGCCCGACCCGCAAGGCAGGACAGTGGCTGCGCGCGACCAACGTGCGCGCCACCGCTGCCGGCACGGCCTTCCATGTGGATGGCAGCTTCGGCAGCGCCGATGTCAGCACGCCGATGATCGGCGCCTTCAATGTCAGCAACCTGCTCGCCGTGCTCGGCGCCACGCTGGCCAACGGCATTGCCTGGGACGCAGCCCTCGACGCGCTGCGCACGCTCAAGCCGGTCGATGGCCGCATGGAGCTGTTCGGCGGCAGCCATGGCGGCCAGGACGGGCCGCTGGCAGTGGTCGACTACGCCCACACCCCGGATGCGCTGGAAAAGACGCTGGACGCGCTGCGCCCCGTGGCCCAGGCCCGCAAGGGCCGGCTGTGGTGCGTGTTCGGCTGTGGCGGCGACCGCGACCCGATCAAGCGCCCGCTGATGGGCGAAGTGGCCGAGCGGCTTGCCGACGAGGTGGTGCTGACCAGCGACAACCCGCGCAGCGAAGACCCGCAAGACATCCTGAACGCCATTGCCGACGGCCTGGCCGATCGTAGCCGCGCGCACCTGATCGAGGACCGCGCAGCCGCCATCCTGTATGCCATCAAGCACGCCACCGTAGCCGATGTGGTGCTGGTGGCGGGCAAGGGGCACGAAGCCACCCAGGAGGTGCAGGGCCGCAAGCGGCCTTTCTCCGACCGCGAGCATGTCCGGCTGACGCTGGGCACGCGTGGGGTGTCAGCATGA
- a CDS encoding peptidoglycan D,D-transpeptidase FtsI family protein, with amino-acid sequence MTIARPSQNAQRGNPSRPRTGQFAASPVLGLRLPMWRSKLVVFMMFAAFVALAGRALWIQGPGNQFYEAEGKKRFQRTLELPATRGKILDRNGLVLATSLPVKAIWAVPEDVPDEIDADKIRQLSKLLDMSDKELRRKFTEDKSFVYLKRQVLPDVADKIAALKIDGIHQTREYKRFYPEGEAMAHIVGFTNVEDRGQEGVELAREGVLAGKSGARQVIKDRLGRVVEDVGILKTPRDGEDQQLSIDAKIQYLAYNEVKAIVERSKAKAASAVVLDAQTGEVLALANWPTYNPNDRTRLSGEQLRNRVLTDTFEPGSMMKPITIGLALQLKRVTPSTVFATTGKFNYEGATISDTHNYGALTVAGIIQKSSNIGTTKISMLLKPQEMWDMYMSVGLGQAPKIGFPGAVAGRVRPYKSWRPIEQATMSYGYGLSVSLFQIAHAYTIFAHDGELIPVTMFRNQGPVTGERVLSPEVARQVRAMLETVTAPGGTAPEAQVMGYRVGGKTGTAYKHVGRGYDRSKYRASFIGLAPMSNPRVIVAVSVDEPTSGSHYGGAAAGPAFSAITGGALRALNVQPDSPIRQLVVSDKVQESEPWSATQ; translated from the coding sequence ATGACCATCGCCCGGCCCTCGCAAAACGCCCAGCGCGGCAACCCTTCGCGCCCGCGCACCGGCCAGTTCGCCGCTAGCCCCGTGCTTGGCCTGCGCCTGCCGATGTGGCGCTCGAAGCTGGTGGTGTTCATGATGTTCGCCGCCTTCGTCGCCCTGGCTGGGCGCGCGCTTTGGATCCAGGGCCCGGGCAACCAGTTCTACGAGGCCGAAGGCAAGAAGCGCTTCCAGCGCACGCTCGAGCTGCCCGCAACGCGCGGCAAGATCCTCGACCGCAATGGGCTGGTGCTGGCGACCAGCTTGCCCGTGAAGGCCATCTGGGCGGTCCCGGAGGACGTGCCCGACGAGATCGACGCTGACAAGATCCGCCAGTTGAGCAAGCTGCTCGACATGAGCGACAAGGAACTGCGCCGCAAATTCACGGAAGACAAGAGCTTTGTCTACCTGAAGCGCCAGGTGCTGCCGGACGTCGCGGACAAGATCGCCGCGCTCAAGATCGACGGCATTCACCAGACCCGCGAATACAAGCGCTTCTATCCGGAAGGCGAGGCGATGGCGCACATCGTCGGCTTTACCAATGTCGAAGACCGCGGCCAGGAAGGCGTGGAGCTGGCGCGCGAGGGCGTGCTGGCCGGCAAGTCCGGCGCGCGCCAGGTGATCAAGGACCGCCTTGGCCGCGTGGTGGAGGATGTGGGCATCCTCAAGACGCCGCGCGACGGCGAGGACCAGCAGCTCTCCATCGACGCCAAGATCCAGTACCTGGCCTACAACGAGGTCAAGGCCATCGTCGAGCGCAGCAAGGCCAAGGCGGCCAGCGCCGTGGTGCTCGACGCGCAGACCGGTGAGGTGCTGGCGCTGGCCAACTGGCCGACCTACAACCCCAACGACCGCACCCGCCTGTCGGGCGAGCAACTGCGCAACCGGGTCCTGACCGACACCTTCGAGCCGGGCTCGATGATGAAGCCGATCACGATCGGCCTGGCGCTGCAGCTCAAGCGCGTCACGCCGTCGACGGTATTTGCCACGACCGGCAAGTTCAACTACGAAGGCGCCACCATCAGCGACACGCACAACTACGGGGCGCTGACCGTGGCCGGCATCATCCAGAAGTCCAGCAACATCGGCACGACCAAGATTTCGATGCTGCTCAAGCCGCAGGAAATGTGGGATATGTATATGAGCGTGGGCCTGGGCCAGGCGCCCAAGATCGGCTTCCCCGGCGCCGTGGCCGGACGGGTGCGCCCGTACAAGAGCTGGCGGCCCATCGAGCAGGCGACCATGTCCTATGGCTACGGCCTGTCGGTGTCGTTGTTCCAGATCGCCCACGCTTACACGATCTTCGCCCATGATGGCGAACTGATCCCGGTCACCATGTTCCGGAACCAGGGCCCGGTCACTGGCGAGCGCGTGCTGTCGCCCGAGGTGGCGCGCCAGGTGCGTGCCATGCTGGAGACGGTGACGGCGCCTGGCGGCACTGCGCCCGAAGCCCAGGTGATGGGCTACCGGGTTGGCGGCAAGACGGGCACGGCGTACAAGCACGTTGGCCGCGGCTACGACCGCAGCAAGTACCGGGCTTCCTTCATCGGCCTGGCGCCGATGTCCAACCCGCGCGTGATCGTGGCCGTGAGCGTGGATGAGCCTACCTCCGGCAGCCACTACGGTGGCGCCGCGGCGGGCCCGGCCTTTTCCGCGATTACCGGCGGCGCGCTGCGCGCGCTCAATGTGCAACCGGACTCGCCGATCCGGCAGTTGGTCGTGAGCGACAAGGTGCAGGAAAGCGAACCGTGGAGCGCGACGCAATGA
- the ftsL gene encoding cell division protein FtsL, with amino-acid sequence MNRLTFFLLAALMLCALSLVSAQHQARTLFVAHERAQAEEKQLDIDWSRLQYQQSSLGKSARIADAARTQLKMTPVLPGRTQYLAGVVLDAPPASAPAAAAPEGSKP; translated from the coding sequence ATGAACCGCCTGACTTTCTTCCTGCTGGCTGCCCTGATGCTGTGCGCGCTCTCGCTGGTGAGCGCGCAGCACCAGGCCCGCACCCTGTTCGTTGCCCACGAGCGAGCGCAGGCGGAAGAAAAGCAGCTCGACATCGACTGGTCCCGCTTGCAGTACCAGCAGAGCTCGCTCGGCAAGAGCGCGCGCATCGCGGACGCAGCCCGGACACAGCTGAAGATGACGCCGGTGCTTCCCGGCAGGACCCAGTACCTGGCCGGCGTGGTGCTGGACGCGCCGCCCGCCAGCGCGCCCGCGGCCGCAGCACCCGAGGGGAGTAAGCCATGA